The Cellulomonas sp. S1-8 genome has a window encoding:
- the dut gene encoding dUTP diphosphatase, producing the protein MPPGCHPARAATGPRRPPGAVGSAPVTATSPPGPDDADVGVQVLLQRLDAGLPAPAYAHPGDAGADLVARVDVTLAPGERATVPTGVAIALPPGHVGLVHPRSGLAARHGLTVVNAPGTVDAGYRGEIAVTLLNTDREHAIELRRGDRIAQLVVQRVEHALFVEVDALPDSVRGAGGFGSSGGWTAAADASRT; encoded by the coding sequence ATGCCTCCAGGATGTCATCCCGCCCGTGCCGCCACCGGTCCCCGACGCCCGCCGGGCGCGGTAGGGTCGGCCCCCGTGACAGCGACCAGCCCTCCCGGCCCGGACGACGCCGACGTCGGCGTGCAGGTGCTGCTGCAGCGGCTCGACGCCGGCCTGCCGGCCCCCGCGTACGCGCACCCCGGTGACGCAGGTGCCGACCTCGTCGCGCGCGTGGACGTCACGCTGGCCCCGGGCGAGCGTGCCACCGTGCCCACGGGCGTGGCGATCGCGCTCCCCCCGGGGCACGTGGGGCTCGTCCACCCGCGCTCCGGGCTCGCGGCGCGGCACGGCCTGACGGTCGTCAACGCGCCCGGCACGGTCGACGCGGGGTACCGGGGCGAGATCGCGGTGACGCTGCTCAACACCGACCGCGAGCACGCGATCGAGCTGCGGCGCGGCGACCGCATCGCCCAGCTCGTCGTGCAGCGCGTCGAGCACGCGCTGTTCGTCGAGGTCGACGCGCTGCCGGACTCGGTCCGCGGCGCGGGCGGCTTCGGTTCCAGCGGCGGCTGGACGGCCGCCGCGGACGCGTCCAGGACGTGA
- a CDS encoding RICIN domain-containing protein: protein MILQKHRTTRRPLRAVAALAATATALALGAVGLTALPASAASVDTNAWYVLVNRQSGKVMDVRDTSTADGAVIQQWPRNDGAWQQWQFVDSGSGWYRVKSRHSGKVLDLWNWSTADRGEIRQYQDFGGANQQFRLADSEGGRVRLISRHSGKAVTVTDRSTADGATVTQLTDNNQYNQQWELVAIGSGGNPTTPPPTSNPTTPPPGNGGSTSVQGWATQGGGTTGGGSSGVTTVTSASALTSAISGSNKVVRVQGTISCSGMLRVGSNITIEGASGARLQGCGLNIRQATNVIVRNLSFDGWGDDAINIEESTRIVVDHNTFFTGYDGAVDTKRASDYVTISWNRFRGNDKNSLVGHSDDNGSQDRGKLRVTYHHNWFDGTNQRNPRVRFGNPVHVFNNLYTNVGSYGVASTMEAGVLVEGNYFENTSDPFHLGEGSSPAGTLVARNNHFTGSGSGQQGGSVKAIPYAYNLDTASQVKSIVQGGAGQR, encoded by the coding sequence ATGATCCTCCAGAAGCACAGGACGACACGCAGACCGCTGCGTGCCGTTGCCGCCCTCGCGGCCACCGCGACCGCGCTCGCCCTCGGCGCCGTGGGCCTGACGGCCCTGCCCGCCAGCGCCGCGAGCGTCGACACCAACGCCTGGTACGTGCTGGTCAACCGCCAGTCCGGCAAGGTCATGGACGTGCGGGACACGTCCACCGCCGACGGTGCCGTGATCCAGCAGTGGCCCCGCAACGACGGCGCGTGGCAGCAGTGGCAGTTCGTCGACTCCGGCTCGGGCTGGTACCGCGTCAAGTCCCGGCACTCGGGCAAGGTCCTCGACCTGTGGAACTGGTCCACCGCCGACCGCGGGGAGATCCGGCAGTACCAGGACTTCGGCGGCGCGAACCAGCAGTTCCGCCTCGCCGACTCCGAGGGCGGACGCGTCCGCCTGATCAGCCGCCACTCCGGCAAGGCCGTCACCGTGACCGACCGCTCCACCGCCGACGGCGCGACCGTCACCCAGCTCACCGACAACAACCAGTACAACCAGCAGTGGGAGCTCGTGGCGATCGGCTCCGGCGGCAACCCCACCACACCGCCGCCCACCAGCAACCCCACCACACCGCCGCCCGGCAACGGCGGGAGCACGAGCGTCCAGGGCTGGGCGACGCAGGGCGGCGGCACGACCGGCGGGGGCTCGTCCGGGGTCACCACGGTGACCTCCGCCTCCGCACTGACCTCGGCGATCTCGGGGAGCAACAAGGTCGTGCGCGTCCAGGGCACGATCTCCTGCTCCGGCATGCTGCGGGTCGGCTCGAACATCACGATCGAGGGCGCGTCCGGCGCGCGGCTCCAGGGCTGCGGGCTGAACATCCGTCAGGCCACCAACGTGATCGTCCGCAACCTGTCGTTCGACGGCTGGGGTGACGACGCCATCAACATCGAGGAGTCGACGCGCATCGTCGTCGACCACAACACCTTCTTCACCGGCTACGACGGCGCCGTCGACACCAAGCGGGCGTCCGACTACGTGACGATCTCCTGGAACCGCTTCCGGGGGAACGACAAGAACTCCCTCGTCGGCCACTCCGACGACAACGGCTCGCAGGACCGCGGCAAGCTGCGCGTCACGTACCACCACAACTGGTTCGACGGCACCAACCAGCGCAACCCGCGGGTCCGGTTCGGCAACCCGGTGCACGTGTTCAACAACCTCTACACGAACGTCGGCTCCTACGGGGTCGCGTCGACCATGGAGGCGGGCGTGCTCGTCGAGGGCAACTACTTCGAGAACACGTCCGACCCGTTCCACCTCGGTGAGGGGTCGTCCCCCGCCGGCACGCTGGTGGCGCGCAACAACCACTTCACCGGCTCGGGCTCGGGCCAGCAGGGCGGGTCGGTCAAGGCGATCCCCTACGCCTACAACCTGGACACCGCGTCGCAGGTGAAGTCGATCGTGCAGGGCGGCGCCGGGCAGCGCTGA
- a CDS encoding potassium channel family protein produces the protein MRVVIAGAGSVGRSIARELLAHDHEVTLIDRQPSAMRVAQVADADWLLADACELPTLREVRADECDVMVAATGDDKANLVVSLLAKTEFGVPRTVARVNNPKNEWMFDAAWGVDVAVSTPRIMTAMVEEAVAVGDLVRIFTFHQSKADILELTLPEHSPLAGVRIGQVEWPTDTVLACIVRDRRPIPPSPDDTLEGRDELLFVTGSEVDQKALERLLTRGPASS, from the coding sequence ATGAGGGTCGTCATCGCCGGGGCCGGGTCGGTGGGCCGGTCCATCGCGCGCGAGCTCCTCGCGCACGACCACGAGGTCACCCTGATCGACCGGCAGCCGTCCGCGATGCGGGTCGCCCAGGTCGCCGACGCGGACTGGCTGCTCGCCGACGCGTGCGAGCTGCCCACGCTGCGCGAGGTGCGCGCCGACGAGTGCGACGTCATGGTCGCGGCGACGGGCGACGACAAGGCGAACCTCGTGGTCTCGCTGCTCGCCAAGACGGAGTTCGGCGTGCCGCGCACGGTCGCGCGCGTCAACAACCCGAAGAACGAGTGGATGTTCGACGCCGCGTGGGGTGTCGACGTCGCGGTCTCGACGCCCCGGATCATGACGGCGATGGTCGAGGAGGCCGTGGCCGTCGGGGACCTGGTGCGGATCTTCACGTTCCACCAGTCGAAGGCCGACATCCTCGAGCTCACCCTGCCGGAGCACTCGCCCCTCGCGGGCGTCCGGATCGGTCAGGTCGAGTGGCCCACCGACACGGTCCTCGCGTGCATCGTGCGCGACCGGCGCCCCATCCCGCCCAGCCCGGACGACACCCTCGAAGGACGCGACGAGCTGCTGTTCGTCACGGGGAGCGAGGTGGACCAGAAGGCTCTCGAGCGGCTCCTGACCCGCGGACCAGCATCCAGCTGA
- a CDS encoding class I SAM-dependent RNA methyltransferase has translation MATETLRTGTTVDLEIGPVAHGGHCVARYEGRVVFVRHTLPGERVRARLTDAGPDAKFWRADAVEVVDASPDRVPSAWPAAGPGGAGGGELAHVALPAQRAWKEAVLAEQLQRLARLDLTPTVHAAPGDDARGGLAWRTRIDLHVDAEGRAGMRGHRSHDVVPLTDMPLATQDVAALGLFDRRWPAGSRIEAVAPADGSTPLVLLDGAPFDLHSNRRDARPNARAAVREHVRLAGTDYVYRVAAAGFWQVHREAPGLLASRVLEAVGDVAGATVLDLYSGAGLFSSPLADAVGTDGRLVAVEGDERAIRDARRNAHDRPQVELHAGDVVDVLTGRRGAVAPVAAADVVVLDPPRTGAGRKVVDAVAALRPRRIVYVACDPAALARDIALLGERGWSDVTVTGYDLFPMTHHLEAVAVLDR, from the coding sequence GTGGCTACTGAGACCCTGCGCACCGGCACGACCGTCGACCTGGAGATCGGTCCGGTCGCCCACGGCGGCCACTGCGTGGCGCGGTACGAGGGGCGCGTCGTCTTCGTCCGGCACACGCTGCCGGGCGAGCGGGTGCGCGCGCGGCTGACGGACGCCGGCCCCGACGCGAAGTTCTGGCGTGCGGACGCGGTCGAGGTGGTCGACGCGTCCCCGGACCGGGTGCCCTCCGCGTGGCCGGCGGCCGGACCCGGCGGGGCGGGCGGGGGCGAGCTCGCGCACGTGGCGCTGCCTGCGCAGCGGGCGTGGAAGGAGGCCGTCCTGGCCGAGCAGCTGCAGCGGCTCGCGCGGCTCGACCTGACACCGACGGTGCACGCCGCACCGGGTGACGACGCACGCGGGGGGCTGGCGTGGCGCACGCGCATCGACCTGCACGTCGACGCCGAGGGCCGCGCGGGCATGCGCGGGCACCGGTCGCACGACGTCGTGCCGCTGACGGACATGCCGCTGGCGACGCAGGACGTCGCGGCCCTCGGCCTGTTCGACCGACGCTGGCCGGCGGGCTCGCGGATCGAGGCCGTCGCACCCGCCGACGGCTCCACACCTCTGGTCCTGCTCGACGGTGCGCCCTTCGACCTGCACAGCAACCGTCGCGACGCGCGGCCGAACGCCCGTGCGGCGGTGCGCGAGCACGTCCGGCTGGCGGGGACCGACTACGTCTACCGCGTCGCGGCCGCGGGTTTCTGGCAGGTGCACCGCGAGGCGCCCGGTCTGCTCGCGTCGCGCGTCCTGGAGGCGGTCGGCGACGTCGCGGGCGCGACCGTGCTCGACCTGTACTCCGGCGCCGGGCTCTTCTCCTCCCCGCTGGCCGACGCCGTCGGGACGGACGGGCGTCTCGTCGCGGTCGAGGGTGACGAGCGCGCGATCCGTGACGCGCGGCGCAACGCGCACGACCGCCCGCAGGTGGAGCTGCACGCGGGCGACGTCGTGGACGTCCTGACGGGCCGGCGCGGAGCGGTGGCGCCGGTGGCCGCGGCGGACGTCGTGGTGCTGGACCCGCCCCGCACGGGTGCCGGGCGCAAGGTCGTCGACGCGGTCGCCGCGCTGCGCCCGCGCCGCATCGTGTACGTCGCGTGCGATCCCGCGGCGCTCGCGCGCGACATCGCGCTGCTCGGCGAGCGGGGCTGGTCCGACGTCACCGTGACGGGGTACGACCTGTTCCCCATGACGCACCACCTCGAGGCCGTGGCGGTGCTCGACCGCTGA
- a CDS encoding APC family permease: protein MSDLADAAKRLVLGRPVRSDRLGHTLLPKRVALPVFASDALSSVAYAPDEILLTLSLAGLTAMTFSPWVGLAVAIVLLTVVASYRQNVHAYPSGGGDYEVASVNLGPKAGVTVASALLVDYTLTVAVSISAGAQYAATAVPALRGHETSFAIGLIVLLALANLRGVKESGSAFAIPVYLFMASMGSLAVVGAVRYFTGTLPAAESAALDVAADPGFDQGLMGLAGGFLVLRAFASGCAALTGVEAISNGVPAFRKPKSRNAATTLALLGGISITMIMAILLLARATNVKFAEDPATQLLRDGVPVGEGYEQHPVISQLAASVFSGVDVLFIAVSVVTGLILVLAANTAFNGFPVLGSILARDGYLPRQLHTRGDRLAFSNGIITLAAAAIALIWAYDAEVTRLIQLYIVGVFVSFTLSQLGMVRHWTRGLRTEPEPGARARMRRSRVINAIGLAMTGTVLVIVLVTKFAHGAWLALLAMGAVFGVMQGVHRHYLRVRAELALGDDMQAARALPSRVHAVVLVSHLHRPTMRALAYARASRPQVIEAVTVGVDHDDVVALRAQWEAADLPVPLKVLDSPFREITRPVLTYVRSIRRESPRDLVVVYIPEYVVGHWWEQLLHNQSALRLKSRLLFTPGVVVASVPWQLASTEGQTGLEDTVRGTVPRGY, encoded by the coding sequence GTGTCGGATCTCGCAGACGCCGCCAAGCGGCTCGTGCTCGGCCGTCCGGTCCGCAGCGACCGGCTCGGCCACACCCTGCTCCCCAAGCGCGTCGCCCTGCCCGTGTTCGCGTCCGACGCGCTGTCGTCGGTCGCGTACGCCCCGGACGAGATCCTGCTGACGCTCTCGCTCGCCGGGCTGACCGCCATGACCTTCTCGCCGTGGGTCGGGCTCGCGGTGGCGATCGTGCTGCTCACGGTCGTCGCGTCGTACCGGCAGAACGTGCACGCGTACCCGTCGGGCGGCGGCGACTACGAGGTCGCCTCGGTGAACCTGGGGCCGAAGGCGGGGGTCACCGTCGCCAGCGCCCTGCTGGTGGACTACACGCTGACCGTCGCGGTGTCGATCTCGGCCGGTGCGCAGTACGCGGCCACGGCGGTGCCGGCGCTGCGCGGCCACGAGACGTCGTTCGCGATCGGGCTGATCGTGCTGCTGGCGCTCGCGAACCTGCGGGGGGTCAAGGAGTCCGGCAGCGCGTTCGCGATCCCGGTCTACCTGTTCATGGCGTCGATGGGCTCGCTGGCCGTGGTGGGTGCGGTGCGCTACTTCACCGGGACGCTGCCCGCAGCCGAGAGCGCGGCGCTCGACGTCGCCGCCGACCCCGGCTTCGACCAGGGGCTGATGGGGCTGGCGGGCGGGTTCCTCGTCCTGCGTGCGTTCGCGTCGGGCTGCGCCGCCCTGACGGGCGTCGAGGCCATCAGCAACGGCGTGCCCGCGTTCCGCAAGCCCAAGTCCCGCAACGCCGCGACGACCCTGGCGCTGCTGGGCGGCATCTCGATCACCATGATCATGGCGATCCTGCTGCTCGCCCGGGCGACGAACGTGAAGTTCGCCGAGGACCCTGCGACGCAGCTGCTGCGCGACGGCGTCCCGGTGGGGGAGGGCTACGAGCAGCACCCCGTGATCAGCCAGCTGGCGGCCTCGGTGTTCTCCGGCGTCGACGTGCTCTTCATCGCCGTGTCCGTGGTCACGGGGCTCATCCTCGTGCTGGCGGCGAACACGGCGTTCAACGGCTTCCCGGTGCTCGGCTCGATCCTGGCGCGCGACGGCTATCTGCCCCGGCAGCTGCACACGCGCGGGGACCGCCTCGCCTTCTCCAACGGCATCATCACCCTCGCGGCTGCGGCGATCGCCCTCATCTGGGCGTACGACGCCGAGGTCACGCGTCTCATCCAGCTGTACATCGTGGGCGTCTTCGTCTCGTTCACGCTCTCCCAGCTCGGCATGGTCCGGCACTGGACGCGCGGGCTGCGCACCGAGCCCGAGCCCGGTGCGCGGGCCCGCATGCGGCGCTCGCGGGTGATCAACGCGATCGGCCTGGCCATGACCGGCACGGTGCTCGTCATCGTCCTGGTCACCAAGTTCGCGCACGGCGCGTGGCTCGCGCTGCTCGCGATGGGCGCGGTCTTCGGCGTGATGCAGGGGGTGCACCGGCACTACCTGCGGGTACGGGCGGAGCTCGCCCTGGGTGACGACATGCAGGCCGCGCGCGCCCTGCCCAGCCGGGTGCACGCGGTGGTCCTCGTCTCGCACCTGCACCGCCCGACGATGCGCGCGCTGGCGTACGCGCGCGCCTCACGCCCCCAGGTCATCGAGGCGGTGACGGTCGGGGTCGACCACGACGACGTCGTCGCGCTGCGCGCGCAGTGGGAGGCAGCCGACCTGCCGGTCCCCCTGAAGGTGCTGGACTCCCCGTTCCGGGAGATCACGCGACCGGTGCTCACGTACGTGCGCTCGATCCGCCGCGAGAGCCCGCGCGACCTCGTCGTCGTGTACATCCCCGAGTACGTCGTGGGGCACTGGTGGGAGCAGCTGCTGCACAACCAGAGCGCGCTGCGCCTCAAGAGCCGCCTGCTGTTCACGCCCGGCGTCGTCGTGGCGTCGGTGCCGTGGCAGCTCGCCTCGACCGAGGGCCAGACGGGGCTCGAGGACACCGTCCGGGGTACCGTGCCGCGTGGCTACTGA
- a CDS encoding OB-fold nucleic acid binding domain-containing protein codes for MTFTDRVRKVLASQAEIEADEERADALRVPGCCPVDALPHRARASVSGVLRSVTLRPRDGVPAIEAELYDGSGTLDLVWLGRRQIAGVEPGRRLKVDGMVCMVAGRRTVFNPRYELRARPGE; via the coding sequence ATGACGTTCACCGACCGCGTGCGCAAGGTGCTCGCCTCCCAGGCGGAGATCGAGGCCGACGAGGAGCGCGCCGACGCGTTGCGCGTCCCCGGGTGCTGCCCGGTCGACGCGTTGCCGCACCGCGCCCGGGCCAGCGTGTCCGGCGTGCTGCGCTCGGTGACGCTGCGCCCCCGCGACGGGGTCCCGGCGATCGAGGCCGAGCTCTACGACGGCTCCGGCACGCTCGACCTGGTGTGGCTGGGACGTCGCCAGATCGCCGGCGTCGAGCCGGGCCGTCGGCTGAAGGTCGACGGCATGGTGTGCATGGTCGCCGGCCGTCGCACGGTGTTCAACCCGCGCTACGAGCTGCGCGCACGACCAGGGGAGTGA
- a CDS encoding DUF3159 domain-containing protein, which translates to MSESTGERSAAPGDDEPVVLDAVDDVVPPEEGGARGLRSITADEFSAADAVGGVRGIIEAVAPGLLFVVVYIAAGQQLQPALIAASAAAVVAVVARLVQRTPVTQAFSGVLGVGIGVLWAWRTGDASDYFAYGLLVNAAYLVGTLVSVVVGWPLVGLVVGMFSGRGPLGGGPWSAAVEWRADPALRRRYSLATWPWVAMFGLRLLVQLPLFLSDEVVWLGTAKLAMGLPLTAVTLWLSWMLVRGSGAAREPSGPPRSP; encoded by the coding sequence ATGAGCGAGTCGACGGGCGAGCGGTCCGCCGCACCGGGCGACGACGAGCCGGTCGTGCTGGATGCCGTCGACGACGTCGTCCCTCCCGAGGAGGGCGGTGCGCGCGGCCTGCGCTCGATCACCGCCGACGAGTTCTCCGCCGCCGACGCGGTCGGCGGCGTGCGAGGCATCATCGAGGCGGTCGCCCCCGGCCTGCTGTTCGTCGTCGTGTACATCGCGGCCGGCCAGCAGCTGCAGCCCGCGCTCATCGCGGCGTCCGCGGCCGCCGTCGTGGCCGTCGTGGCCCGGCTCGTGCAGCGCACCCCGGTCACCCAGGCGTTCTCCGGTGTCCTGGGCGTCGGCATCGGCGTGCTGTGGGCGTGGCGCACGGGCGACGCGAGCGACTACTTCGCCTACGGGCTGCTCGTCAACGCGGCGTACCTGGTCGGCACGCTGGTCTCCGTGGTCGTCGGCTGGCCGCTCGTCGGGCTCGTCGTCGGCATGTTCAGCGGCCGCGGGCCGCTCGGCGGGGGACCGTGGTCGGCGGCCGTCGAGTGGCGCGCCGACCCCGCGCTGCGCCGCCGGTACTCGCTGGCGACCTGGCCGTGGGTCGCGATGTTCGGGCTGCGCCTGCTGGTCCAGCTGCCGCTGTTCCTGTCCGACGAGGTCGTCTGGCTCGGCACGGCGAAGCTCGCGATGGGCCTGCCGCTGACCGCCGTCACGCTGTGGCTCAGCTGGATGCTGGTCCGCGGGTCAGGAGCCGCTCGAGAGCCTTCTGGTCCACCTCGCTCCCCGTGA
- a CDS encoding potassium channel family protein, giving the protein MGCGRVGATLAQSLESRGHSVAVIDQYPDAFRRLDAGFSGNKVTGLGFDRDTLRTAGIDESYAFAAVSDGDNSNILAARVVRETFGVENVVARIYDPHRAEIYQRLGIPTVATVRWTADQVLRRMLPMGMTDEHRDASGKIQLAQVDVHPAWAGRPLHALEDASGARVAYVTRYGDALLPTEGAVLQENDTVHLLLRVDDAPAVERVLTAPPAVTA; this is encoded by the coding sequence ATGGGATGCGGACGCGTCGGGGCGACCCTGGCGCAGTCCCTGGAGTCCCGCGGTCACTCCGTCGCCGTGATCGACCAGTACCCGGACGCGTTCCGCCGGCTCGACGCCGGGTTCTCCGGCAACAAGGTCACCGGTCTCGGCTTCGACCGCGACACCCTGCGCACCGCGGGGATCGACGAGTCGTACGCGTTCGCGGCGGTGTCCGACGGCGACAACTCGAACATCCTCGCGGCGCGCGTCGTCCGTGAGACGTTCGGCGTCGAGAACGTCGTCGCGCGCATCTACGACCCGCACCGCGCCGAGATCTACCAGCGCCTCGGCATCCCCACCGTGGCGACGGTGCGGTGGACCGCGGACCAGGTGCTGCGTCGCATGCTCCCCATGGGCATGACCGACGAGCACCGCGACGCCTCGGGCAAGATCCAGCTCGCGCAGGTGGACGTGCACCCCGCGTGGGCGGGCAGGCCGCTGCACGCGCTCGAGGACGCGAGCGGCGCGCGTGTCGCCTACGTCACCCGCTACGGCGACGCGCTGCTGCCCACCGAGGGCGCGGTCCTGCAGGAGAACGACACCGTGCACCTGCTGCTGCGCGTCGACGACGCACCCGCGGTCGAACGCGTCCTGACGGCACCTCCGGCGGTGACCGCATGA
- a CDS encoding DUF3710 domain-containing protein: protein MGLFRRGAKEAGALDAPADAPADEPQDGTTTPQVGPDVRGPWDADAAYPEAQRVDLGSIHLPSVDGMEVRLEVDKATNVVSAVAVLLEGSSLQLQAFAAPRTDGIWDEIREEIAASITQQGGTVDDLPGPFGRELLARLPVRTPEGRTGHRPARFIGSDGPRWFLRGVLTGRAAVEPDAAGTLENLFGQVVVARGTDARPPRDLLPLRLPEGATPTPAAPVAPQFAPPERGPEITEIG, encoded by the coding sequence GTGGGTCTGTTCCGCCGTGGCGCCAAGGAGGCCGGTGCGCTCGACGCACCCGCCGACGCCCCCGCCGACGAGCCGCAGGACGGCACCACCACGCCGCAGGTCGGGCCTGACGTGCGCGGGCCGTGGGACGCCGACGCGGCGTACCCGGAGGCGCAGCGCGTCGACCTGGGCTCGATCCACCTGCCGTCGGTCGACGGCATGGAGGTGCGGCTCGAGGTCGACAAGGCGACCAACGTCGTGTCGGCCGTCGCCGTCCTGCTCGAGGGGTCGTCGTTGCAGCTGCAGGCCTTCGCCGCACCGCGCACCGACGGGATCTGGGACGAGATCCGCGAGGAGATCGCCGCGTCCATCACGCAGCAGGGCGGCACCGTGGACGACCTGCCCGGGCCCTTCGGTCGTGAGCTGCTCGCGCGGCTGCCCGTGCGCACGCCCGAGGGCCGGACCGGGCACCGTCCGGCGCGGTTCATCGGCAGCGACGGTCCGCGCTGGTTCCTGCGCGGCGTCCTGACCGGGCGTGCCGCCGTCGAGCCCGACGCGGCCGGCACCCTGGAGAACCTGTTCGGCCAGGTCGTGGTGGCACGGGGGACCGACGCCCGCCCGCCGCGCGACCTGCTGCCGCTGCGGCTGCCGGAGGGCGCGACGCCGACGCCCGCCGCGCCCGTGGCACCCCAGTTCGCGCCCCCGGAGCGCGGACCGGAGATCACGGAGATCGGATGA
- a CDS encoding translation initiation factor 2 — MTESQEAASRLSEASRIATQELHKQGTPDYDPRAHERAVEAERKAANAVQARRDADAG, encoded by the coding sequence ATGACCGAGTCCCAGGAAGCCGCCTCCCGGCTCTCCGAGGCCAGCCGGATCGCGACCCAGGAGCTGCACAAGCAGGGCACCCCCGACTACGACCCGCGCGCGCACGAGCGCGCCGTCGAGGCCGAGCGCAAGGCGGCCAACGCGGTCCAGGCGCGGCGGGACGCCGACGCGGGCTGA